One Sphingomonas endolithica DNA segment encodes these proteins:
- a CDS encoding alpha-galactosidase: protein MDKRQRFNVWIRALCALGAMGAPATAFAQARYDKENKIFRLDGGDVTYAFKVNVAGILQSVYWGKRLPDRAPLAAPELSGLSGFDVTTNVVPQEYAGQGGGLYAEPALKVTYPDGNRDLVLYYRSHEVSGDTIRVTLSDLDRPLFVTLTYTIDRATGVIARSAVIENRGAGDVRVDQAAAAGLTLPVAYDYRLHYSTGRWAAEWTLQERPLTAGSTVLESRRGSTGSQNNPWFQITRATTTEEDGPAWIGALAWSGSWRLSFDQDVTGRIRIVGGYNPFDFAYRLKSGATLATPTFYIGFSDHGRGGASRVFHAFQRDRILPQHDGHVPLRKVLYNSWEATEFDVNEAGQIALAERAATLGVERFVMDDGWFGARNNDKAGLGDWTVNPTKFPNGLTPLISRVKALGMDFGLWVEPEMINEDSDLFRAHPDWAMQFQGRPKTQGRNQLVLNLARTDVRDHVLQQLDALLTKNDIAFLKWDYNRNWSEPGWPDADVNDQQTIYVAYVRNLYWIIDELRKRHPGVEIESCSGGGGRVDLGIMARTDQVWPSDNTDPLDRLSIQDGYTQAYAPGAMMAWVTDSPNWVNKRQTALSFRFLSAMQGGLGIGTNLNKWQDWDFLVARRYVQSYKRIRQTVQRGQLYRLNRASEADRRWTNLYVAADRSQAALFTLIGSTQKLDVMPTIALRGLDPDAQYQVETMDGAPPPVTMPLLASGAYWMNHGVDVTLQGDFQGVGFILTRTR from the coding sequence ATGGATAAGCGGCAGCGGTTCAATGTCTGGATACGAGCGTTGTGCGCACTTGGCGCGATGGGCGCCCCGGCAACAGCCTTCGCCCAAGCGCGCTACGACAAGGAGAACAAGATTTTCCGGTTGGATGGCGGCGATGTCACCTACGCCTTCAAGGTCAACGTCGCGGGCATTCTGCAATCGGTCTATTGGGGCAAGCGCCTGCCGGATCGCGCGCCGCTCGCCGCGCCGGAACTGTCCGGCTTGAGCGGCTTCGACGTCACCACCAACGTGGTACCGCAGGAATATGCCGGCCAGGGCGGCGGATTATACGCCGAGCCTGCATTGAAGGTCACCTATCCGGACGGCAATCGCGACCTGGTCCTCTATTATCGCAGCCACGAAGTGTCGGGCGATACGATCCGCGTGACGCTAAGCGATCTCGACCGGCCGTTGTTCGTCACGCTGACCTACACGATCGACCGTGCCACCGGGGTGATCGCCAGGTCGGCGGTCATCGAGAATCGCGGCGCGGGCGACGTCCGCGTCGACCAGGCCGCCGCGGCTGGACTGACGCTGCCGGTCGCCTACGATTATCGCCTGCATTATTCGACCGGGCGCTGGGCGGCGGAATGGACGTTGCAGGAACGCCCGCTGACCGCCGGCTCGACTGTACTCGAAAGCCGCCGCGGCTCGACCGGCAGCCAGAACAATCCGTGGTTCCAGATCACCCGCGCGACCACCACCGAGGAGGACGGGCCGGCCTGGATCGGCGCGCTGGCATGGAGCGGATCGTGGCGCTTGAGCTTCGATCAGGACGTGACTGGGCGGATCCGGATCGTCGGCGGCTACAACCCGTTTGATTTCGCCTATCGCCTGAAGTCCGGCGCAACGCTGGCCACGCCGACTTTCTATATCGGCTTCTCCGATCATGGGCGCGGCGGCGCATCGCGCGTGTTCCACGCCTTCCAACGCGATCGTATCCTGCCGCAGCACGATGGCCACGTGCCGTTGCGCAAGGTACTGTACAATAGCTGGGAAGCGACCGAATTCGACGTCAACGAAGCTGGCCAGATCGCGTTGGCCGAACGCGCCGCCACCTTGGGCGTCGAGCGCTTCGTGATGGATGACGGCTGGTTCGGCGCGCGCAACAACGATAAGGCCGGGCTCGGCGACTGGACCGTCAATCCAACCAAATTTCCCAACGGACTCACCCCGCTGATCAGCCGGGTGAAGGCGCTAGGCATGGATTTCGGCTTGTGGGTCGAGCCGGAAATGATCAACGAAGACAGCGACCTGTTCCGCGCACATCCCGATTGGGCGATGCAGTTCCAGGGGCGGCCGAAGACGCAGGGGCGCAATCAGCTGGTGCTCAATCTGGCGCGCACCGACGTGCGCGATCACGTCCTACAACAGCTCGACGCCTTGCTGACGAAGAACGACATCGCCTTTCTCAAATGGGATTATAATCGCAATTGGTCCGAGCCGGGCTGGCCGGATGCCGACGTCAACGACCAGCAGACTATCTATGTCGCCTATGTCCGCAACCTCTATTGGATCATCGACGAGCTGCGCAAACGGCATCCGGGGGTGGAGATCGAAAGCTGCTCCGGCGGCGGCGGCCGGGTCGATCTCGGCATCATGGCGCGCACCGATCAGGTATGGCCATCGGACAATACCGATCCGCTCGATCGGCTGTCGATCCAGGACGGCTATACGCAGGCCTATGCCCCCGGCGCGATGATGGCGTGGGTCACCGATAGTCCGAACTGGGTGAACAAGCGGCAGACCGCGCTCTCGTTCCGCTTTCTCTCAGCGATGCAGGGCGGGCTCGGCATCGGTACCAATCTCAACAAATGGCAGGATTGGGACTTTCTAGTCGCACGACGCTACGTGCAGTCGTACAAGCGAATTCGGCAAACCGTGCAGCGGGGCCAGCTCTACCGGCTGAACCGCGCGAGCGAGGCGGATCGGCGCTGGACCAACCTATATGTCGCCGCGGATCGCAGCCAGGCCGCGCTCTTCACGCTGATCGGATCGACGCAGAAACTGGATGTCATGCCGACGATCGCGCTGCGCGGTCTCGATCCGGATGCGCAATACCAGGTGGAGACGATGGATGGCGCTCCCCCGCCCGTGACGATGCCATTGCTGGCCAGTGGCGCCTATTGGATGAACCACGGCGTCGACGTCACGCTGCAGGGTGACTTTCAAGGCGTCGGCTTCATCCTGACACGCACCAGATAG
- a CDS encoding TonB-dependent receptor: MKRLRRPIVALLSGVCLTVPALPAFAQSGATAPSPEGQASNPDTGAQIDPNAASTDEGSDIVVTGIRASLANALEIKRNTIGVVDAISAKDIGDFPDANIAESLQRISGVSIDRVNGEGRGITVRGLGPEFNTVLLNNRLLSTEAGGRSFSFDILSSELISGAEVYKSSEARLQEGGIGSTVILRTARPTDRAGLHFAGNVAGRHDNTSDKVTPFASGVLSGSNEDRTFGALVSFVYDKRKFNLTNISTDGWITGQTIDTNGDGIKDRSGVALPRTTNFTATESERERIGGTFAVDWNVSDTLKFKLDALYTQQKVESRTNQLGYYTDPDRITTATVNDNGTATQFAVLPATATSGLASDNIVSTAPQDARTYQIGFNAEWKPSEDLTLVFDAAHSNSRDAADQLFYVVGTRQVGVTPTFTLDGPGGLPSITNTLATNDKSAPRLHCCSERGGRNGDTVNQGTFDVTWDLGGLLNKLQGGALFTNRKKITVSRESPEPLGCFYCGYQALAPASLFTDFSANVQGRNLTWLDYDGAALAQYYGSAAAVNQVGDNSPEAIAARNRFLAVYAGNNNSLDPIDRDRGSGTVRENTYAGYLQASFGGDMGSSRWSAMAGARLIHTDLYATGYSVTLTNIIQNPADPTSAVPVYSPTVPVDASNSYTYLLPTLNFRLDVNDALSFRLAGSRTLTRPTLSRLGLSQDFTFRPPNSNTISGGNPYLKPFLAWNADASVDYYLSRTSYVSLAGFYKKLENFIISGQQPEEYFGLTFLANRPFNSQKGEVYGLEASAQSTFDFLPAPFNGLGVTANYTLVKSSIRFDPSLSNQTFNVEGLSDTANVVMFFENNLLQLRGAYNWRAPFLRQTFGPQSEPENIFGYSQIDLSGSIKVTPNVSLYAEALNVTDKKFRSYSRFKERLITVSDQGRRITAGVRFNF; encoded by the coding sequence GTGAAAAGGTTGCGCCGTCCAATCGTCGCTCTGTTGTCGGGGGTGTGTCTCACCGTCCCCGCTTTGCCCGCCTTCGCCCAGTCCGGCGCTACCGCGCCGAGCCCCGAGGGGCAGGCTTCAAATCCGGATACTGGCGCGCAGATCGATCCGAATGCGGCGTCGACCGACGAAGGCAGCGATATCGTCGTCACCGGCATCCGCGCCAGTCTGGCCAACGCTTTGGAGATCAAGCGCAACACAATCGGCGTGGTCGATGCAATCTCGGCCAAGGACATCGGCGACTTCCCCGATGCCAATATCGCTGAATCGCTGCAGCGCATCAGCGGTGTGTCGATCGACCGCGTCAACGGCGAAGGCCGCGGCATCACGGTCCGCGGGCTGGGGCCGGAATTCAACACCGTCCTGCTCAACAACCGCCTGCTGTCGACCGAGGCGGGTGGCCGTTCCTTCTCGTTCGACATCCTGTCGTCGGAGCTGATCTCCGGCGCCGAAGTCTACAAATCTTCGGAAGCACGACTGCAGGAGGGCGGCATCGGATCGACCGTGATCCTGCGCACCGCCCGCCCGACCGACCGCGCCGGCCTGCATTTCGCCGGCAATGTTGCCGGCCGCCACGACAATACATCAGACAAGGTCACGCCGTTCGCCTCGGGCGTGTTGAGCGGATCGAACGAGGATCGCACGTTCGGCGCACTGGTCAGTTTCGTCTATGACAAGCGCAAGTTCAATCTCACCAACATCAGCACCGACGGCTGGATCACCGGGCAGACGATCGACACCAATGGCGACGGGATCAAGGATCGCAGCGGGGTCGCGCTGCCCCGCACGACCAACTTCACCGCCACCGAAAGCGAGCGCGAGCGGATCGGCGGGACGTTCGCTGTGGACTGGAACGTGTCGGATACGCTGAAGTTCAAGCTCGACGCGCTCTACACCCAGCAGAAGGTGGAGAGCCGCACCAACCAGCTTGGCTATTATACCGATCCCGATCGCATCACCACCGCAACGGTCAATGACAACGGCACAGCGACGCAGTTTGCCGTCCTCCCGGCCACCGCGACATCCGGTCTCGCCTCGGACAATATCGTCTCGACCGCCCCGCAGGACGCCCGCACCTACCAGATCGGCTTCAACGCCGAATGGAAGCCGAGCGAGGATCTGACGCTCGTGTTCGATGCCGCACACTCCAACTCGCGCGACGCCGCCGACCAGCTCTTCTACGTCGTCGGCACGCGCCAGGTGGGCGTCACGCCGACCTTCACGCTGGATGGCCCGGGCGGGTTGCCGTCGATCACCAACACGCTGGCGACCAACGACAAGTCGGCGCCGCGGCTGCACTGCTGCTCGGAACGCGGCGGGCGCAATGGCGATACGGTCAACCAGGGCACGTTCGATGTGACCTGGGATCTCGGCGGCCTGCTGAACAAGCTGCAAGGTGGCGCGCTGTTCACCAACCGCAAGAAGATCACGGTATCGCGTGAATCGCCAGAGCCGCTCGGCTGCTTCTATTGCGGTTATCAGGCGCTCGCGCCTGCAAGCCTGTTTACGGATTTCAGCGCCAACGTGCAGGGGCGCAACTTGACGTGGCTCGATTACGATGGCGCCGCGCTTGCGCAATATTACGGGTCGGCTGCCGCCGTGAACCAAGTGGGCGACAATTCGCCGGAAGCGATCGCCGCACGCAACCGTTTCCTCGCCGTCTATGCGGGCAACAATAACAGCCTCGATCCGATCGATCGTGACCGCGGATCGGGCACTGTGCGCGAGAATACCTATGCCGGCTATCTGCAGGCGTCGTTCGGCGGCGATATGGGTAGCAGCCGCTGGTCGGCAATGGCCGGCGCTCGTCTGATCCACACCGACCTTTACGCCACCGGCTATTCGGTAACGCTGACGAATATCATTCAGAACCCGGCGGATCCGACGTCCGCCGTGCCAGTGTACAGCCCGACCGTCCCCGTCGACGCCAGCAATAGCTACACCTATCTGTTGCCGACACTGAACTTCCGGCTCGACGTGAACGACGCGCTGTCGTTCCGCCTGGCGGGATCTCGCACGCTGACCCGTCCGACGCTGAGCCGACTTGGCCTGTCGCAGGACTTCACCTTCCGCCCGCCCAATTCCAATACGATCAGCGGCGGCAACCCGTATTTGAAGCCGTTCCTGGCATGGAACGCGGATGCGTCGGTCGATTATTACCTCAGCCGTACCAGCTATGTCAGTCTGGCTGGCTTCTACAAGAAGCTGGAGAATTTCATCATCTCCGGCCAGCAACCGGAAGAATATTTCGGGCTGACGTTCCTGGCCAATCGCCCGTTCAATTCGCAAAAGGGCGAAGTCTATGGGCTCGAGGCTTCGGCGCAGAGCACGTTCGATTTCCTGCCCGCACCGTTCAACGGGCTGGGCGTGACGGCGAACTACACGCTGGTGAAAAGCTCGATCCGATTCGATCCGTCGCTCAGCAACCAGACCTTCAACGTCGAGGGCCTGTCGGACACCGCAAACGTCGTGATGTTCTTCGAAAACAATCTGCTGCAGCTTCGTGGCGCCTATAACTGGCGTGCGCCGTTCCTGCGCCAGACGTTCGGGCCGCAAAGCGAGCCGGAGAACATCTTCGGCTACAGCCAGATCGATCTCAGCGGATCTATCAAGGTCACGCCGAACGTGTCTCTCTATGCCGAAGCGCTAAACGTGACGGACAAGAAGTTCCGCAGCTATTCGCGCTTCAAGGAGCGATTGATCACCGTGTCTGACCAGGGCCGACGCATCACCGCCGGCGTGCGCTTCAACTTCTAA
- a CDS encoding aldose epimerase family protein, with amino-acid sequence MPNTNLPAAAVVTLRAPDGVIVRLTNLGATLMAVETPDRAGRFANILLGYDDPSDYPAAGGADPDAYLGATCGRFANRIAGAAFVLDGVRYPLSANEAPNHLHGGARNFHHAMWTIVAADDRHVTMTLHSPDGDQGYPGALDAVADFTLADDGELAIVYTAMTTRPTHVNLVSHGYFNLSGDPRNSILDHQVSIDSTHILAIDAANLPTGERLAIAGSPFDFMVARPIGSRIDGEEEQLRHAGGYNHNYLLDMAGMRPVARLHHPASGRTLIVSTDQPGLQLYSGNFLGGRFAPRSGVCLEAQHWPDSPNRPDFPITRLNPGDTYRAETRLRFGVG; translated from the coding sequence ATGCCCAATACGAACCTTCCGGCGGCAGCCGTCGTCACCCTACGCGCGCCGGACGGGGTTATCGTCCGCCTGACCAATCTCGGCGCAACGCTGATGGCAGTCGAGACGCCCGACCGCGCGGGGCGGTTCGCCAACATACTGCTCGGCTATGACGATCCGTCCGATTATCCGGCGGCCGGCGGCGCCGATCCCGACGCTTATCTCGGCGCGACCTGCGGCCGGTTCGCCAACCGCATCGCCGGCGCGGCGTTCGTGCTGGATGGCGTGCGCTATCCGCTCAGCGCCAATGAAGCGCCCAACCACCTTCATGGCGGCGCGCGCAACTTCCATCACGCGATGTGGACAATCGTCGCGGCGGACGATCGACACGTTACGATGACGCTGCACAGTCCGGATGGCGATCAGGGCTATCCCGGTGCGCTCGACGCAGTCGCCGACTTCACCCTGGCTGACGATGGCGAGCTCGCCATCGTCTACACTGCGATGACGACGCGACCGACGCACGTCAATCTCGTGTCGCACGGCTATTTCAATCTCTCGGGCGATCCACGCAACTCGATCCTCGACCATCAGGTATCGATCGATTCGACCCACATCCTCGCGATCGATGCGGCCAACCTGCCGACCGGCGAACGGCTGGCGATTGCCGGCTCTCCGTTCGACTTCATGGTCGCGCGACCGATCGGATCGCGGATCGACGGAGAAGAAGAACAATTGCGCCACGCCGGCGGTTATAATCACAATTATCTGCTCGACATGGCTGGGATGCGGCCGGTGGCGCGGCTCCACCACCCGGCCAGCGGGCGGACGCTAATCGTCTCAACCGACCAGCCCGGCTTGCAACTCTATAGCGGGAATTTTCTCGGCGGCCGCTTCGCACCACGCTCGGGTGTATGTCTCGAGGCGCAGCATTGGCCCGACAGCCCTAATCGGCCGGACTTCCCGATCACCCGGCTCAACCCCGGCGACACCTATCGCGCCGAGACCCGGCTGCGCTTCGGCGTCGGTTAG
- a CDS encoding SDR family NAD(P)-dependent oxidoreductase, protein MALITGAAGGIGHAVAEAFAKAGAALALVDRAAGQMSLDGLGDALAIPCDVADAAALNASVDETLDRFGRWDVLVNVAGIMLFKPIEEHDAADWQHLLAINLIAPALLTGHALRHLPRGGAIVNIASVHAWRTSAMVSSYAASKAAMASLTRSTAIEGRERGIRCNAILPGAIDTALLRNSPNIRSGVEVIDPADIGQPEDIAALARFLASDEARFITGAEMVADGGRLARL, encoded by the coding sequence GTGGCGCTGATCACAGGCGCCGCGGGTGGCATCGGCCATGCTGTGGCCGAAGCCTTTGCCAAGGCCGGCGCCGCGCTCGCGCTGGTCGATCGCGCAGCAGGGCAGATGTCGCTTGATGGCTTGGGCGACGCTCTGGCGATACCGTGCGACGTCGCCGATGCCGCCGCCCTAAACGCCTCGGTTGACGAGACGCTCGACCGCTTCGGGCGTTGGGATGTGCTGGTCAACGTCGCTGGCATCATGCTGTTCAAGCCGATCGAGGAGCATGACGCGGCCGACTGGCAGCATTTGCTGGCGATCAACCTGATCGCGCCGGCGCTGTTGACCGGCCATGCGCTGCGTCATCTGCCGCGTGGCGGCGCGATCGTGAACATCGCCTCGGTGCATGCGTGGCGCACCTCGGCGATGGTGTCGTCCTACGCGGCGTCAAAGGCGGCAATGGCCAGCCTGACCCGCTCGACCGCGATCGAGGGGCGCGAACGCGGCATTCGCTGCAACGCCATCCTGCCCGGCGCGATCGATACCGCGCTGTTGCGCAACAGTCCCAATATTCGCTCGGGCGTGGAAGTCATCGATCCTGCGGATATAGGCCAGCCCGAGGATATCGCCGCGTTGGCGCGGTTCCTCGCCTCCGACGAGGCGCGCTTCATTACCGGCGCGGAGATGGTCGCCGATGGCGGCCGGTTGGCGCGGCTCTAA
- the dgoD gene encoding galactonate dehydratase, translated as MSKIVAIETFLVPPRWLFVRIETSDGAVGWGEASLEGHAEAVVGAFEAVRDRLIGADPDRIEDAWQLLYRLGFYRGGPVFMSAISGVDQALWDLRGRALGVPVADLLGGRVRDRIRVYAWIGGDRPSDVAAAALARREQGFDAVKMNGTEDIDWLAGPAAVDAVVERLGLVRDTGMDVGVDFHGRVHKPMARRIVAALEPLSPLFIEEVLLSEQPEAIAQVAAQTSVPLALGERLFSRWDFKPFFEAASVDIAQPDLSHAGGISEGRRIAAMAEAYDVAIAPHCPLGPLALASCLQLAAATPNFVIQEMSLGIHYNQPDADLLTYITNPEVLTVTAGSVAVLEGPGLGVTIDEVRVREAARTPHRWRNPVWRGWDGSLREW; from the coding sequence ATGTCTAAGATTGTCGCGATAGAAACCTTCCTTGTGCCGCCACGCTGGCTGTTCGTGCGGATCGAGACCAGCGATGGCGCGGTCGGCTGGGGCGAGGCCAGTCTGGAAGGCCATGCCGAAGCCGTGGTGGGCGCGTTCGAAGCGGTGCGCGACCGGCTGATCGGCGCCGATCCCGACCGCATCGAGGATGCCTGGCAATTGCTATATCGCCTTGGCTTCTACCGTGGCGGCCCGGTGTTCATGTCGGCGATATCGGGGGTCGATCAGGCTTTGTGGGATCTGCGCGGCCGCGCGCTCGGCGTGCCCGTCGCCGACCTGCTGGGCGGGCGGGTGCGCGACCGGATCCGCGTCTATGCCTGGATCGGCGGGGATCGGCCGAGCGACGTTGCCGCCGCCGCGCTCGCCCGGCGCGAGCAGGGGTTCGATGCCGTCAAGATGAATGGCACCGAGGATATCGACTGGCTGGCGGGGCCGGCCGCGGTCGATGCGGTGGTCGAGCGGCTTGGGCTAGTGCGGGATACAGGGATGGACGTCGGCGTGGATTTCCACGGCCGGGTGCACAAACCAATGGCGCGGCGCATCGTCGCCGCGCTCGAACCGCTGTCGCCGCTGTTCATCGAAGAAGTACTGCTGAGCGAACAGCCGGAGGCGATCGCACAGGTAGCGGCGCAGACCAGCGTTCCGCTTGCGCTGGGCGAGAGGCTGTTCTCGCGCTGGGACTTCAAGCCGTTCTTCGAGGCCGCGTCGGTCGATATCGCACAGCCCGATCTCAGCCATGCCGGCGGCATTTCGGAAGGGCGACGCATCGCGGCGATGGCGGAAGCGTATGACGTAGCGATCGCGCCGCATTGCCCGCTGGGGCCGCTGGCGCTGGCCAGCTGTCTACAATTGGCCGCGGCGACGCCAAATTTCGTGATCCAGGAAATGTCGCTCGGCATTCACTACAATCAGCCGGACGCTGACCTGCTCACCTATATCACCAATCCCGAGGTGCTGACGGTGACGGCGGGCAGCGTCGCCGTGCTGGAAGGGCCGGGATTGGGCGTGACGATCGACGAGGTGCGTGTGCGTGAGGCGGCGCGAACGCCCCATCGCTGGCGCAACCCGGTATGGCGCGGGTGGGACGGGTCGTTGCGGGAATGGTAA
- the araH gene encoding L-arabinose ABC transporter permease AraH, with translation MTLRTLIKRIGPLLALTVLVGLLSLLVPDFLGLRNLRGLLLSVTLVGTIAATMMLVLAMREVDLSVGSIVALSGVLAAVGISATGSIALGVLAGLAGGAMVGFVNGVLVAGFKVNSLIVTLAMMEVVRGLAFLASGGESVAIPVQDFYALGSGGVLGLSWPIWSMIGSFAIFGLILKATVFGRNILAIGGNPEAARLAGVPITRVRIIVFTLQGLVAGLAGIILAARITSGQPNTSIGLELAVISACVLGGVSLSGGLATIGGVIIGVFIMGAAQNALNLLNVPTFYQYVVRGGILLLAVVADRLRQDGRLPRIPMRFSKTDRSETQNV, from the coding sequence ATGACCTTGCGGACGCTTATCAAACGTATCGGGCCGCTGCTGGCATTGACGGTGCTGGTCGGCCTGTTGTCGCTGCTGGTGCCGGACTTCCTCGGCCTGCGCAATTTGCGCGGGCTGCTGCTGTCGGTCACGTTGGTCGGTACGATCGCGGCGACGATGATGCTCGTGCTGGCGATGCGCGAGGTTGATCTGTCGGTCGGCTCGATCGTCGCGCTGTCTGGCGTGCTCGCCGCCGTCGGCATTAGCGCGACGGGGAGCATCGCGCTCGGTGTGCTGGCTGGCCTGGCGGGCGGCGCGATGGTCGGCTTCGTCAACGGCGTGCTGGTAGCGGGGTTCAAGGTCAATTCGCTGATCGTCACGCTGGCAATGATGGAGGTGGTGCGCGGCCTCGCCTTCCTTGCCTCGGGCGGGGAAAGCGTCGCGATCCCGGTACAGGATTTCTACGCGCTCGGATCGGGCGGCGTGCTTGGGCTGAGCTGGCCGATCTGGTCGATGATCGGCAGTTTCGCGATCTTCGGGTTGATTCTCAAAGCCACCGTGTTCGGCCGCAACATCCTTGCGATCGGCGGCAATCCGGAAGCCGCGCGGCTGGCCGGCGTGCCGATCACCCGCGTGCGGATCATCGTGTTCACATTGCAGGGGCTGGTCGCCGGGCTGGCCGGCATCATCCTGGCGGCGCGCATCACCAGCGGCCAGCCCAATACCAGCATCGGGCTCGAGCTGGCGGTGATCTCCGCCTGCGTGCTTGGCGGCGTGTCGCTGTCCGGCGGGCTGGCCACGATCGGCGGCGTGATCATCGGCGTATTCATCATGGGCGCGGCGCAGAACGCACTCAACCTGCTCAATGTGCCGACCTTTTATCAATATGTCGTGCGCGGGGGGATCCTGCTGCTCGCTGTCGTGGCCGATCGGCTGCGACAGGACGGGCGGCTGCCGCGGATCCCCATGCGCTTCTCGAAGACCGACCGGAGCGAAACCCAGAATGTCTAA
- the araG gene encoding L-arabinose ABC transporter ATP-binding protein AraG: MIAFDQVGKTFPGVVALDGVSFTVAAGEVRALIGENGAGKSTLLKIMAGQYAPDSGELRIEGVAQRFASPRDSQNAGIAIIHQELQLFPQLSVAENLMLGMLPARAGFVDRAALRARAIAVLERLGEAIDPDMRLGALSIGRRQMVEIGRALLREAKVIAFDEPTSSLSVRETEQLMAIIGDLKASGCAIIYVSHRMDEVYALADSATVLRDGRHVLDLAPVTADDADRLVGAMAGRTISDVYGYRPRKAGPPMVEVAALAGPGIAAPVSLTVARGEIFGLFGLVGAGRSELFRLIYGATMPDTGAVRIDGQAIPPGSPRAAIAAGLALCPEDRKEDGIVPLAPLRENLALAWRNLTGATALLRRHEEQAGADELIGRLRIKTAGPETAIGSLSGGNQQKAVIARWLWAGARVLLLDEPTRGIDVGARSEIYELIYRFAEDGGTVLFASSDMAEVLGVADRIAVMREGALAGIMSRDEATPAGLLRLALPQANQASSNQDTIPA, from the coding sequence ATGATCGCCTTCGACCAGGTCGGCAAGACCTTTCCCGGCGTCGTCGCACTGGATGGAGTGAGCTTCACCGTCGCCGCAGGAGAAGTCCGCGCGCTGATCGGGGAGAACGGCGCGGGCAAATCGACGCTGCTCAAGATCATGGCAGGGCAATATGCGCCAGATAGCGGCGAGTTGCGGATCGAGGGCGTGGCGCAGCGCTTCGCCTCGCCGCGCGACAGCCAGAACGCCGGCATCGCGATCATCCACCAGGAATTGCAGCTGTTCCCGCAGCTCAGCGTGGCCGAAAACCTCATGCTCGGCATGCTGCCGGCGCGGGCCGGCTTCGTTGATCGCGCGGCATTACGCGCCCGGGCGATCGCCGTGCTCGAGCGGCTCGGCGAGGCGATCGACCCCGATATGCGGCTCGGCGCGCTGTCGATCGGGCGGCGGCAGATGGTCGAGATCGGGCGCGCACTGTTGCGGGAGGCGAAAGTGATCGCGTTCGACGAACCGACCAGTTCGCTCAGCGTTCGCGAAACCGAGCAGCTCATGGCGATCATCGGCGATCTCAAGGCCAGCGGCTGCGCGATCATCTATGTCAGCCATCGCATGGACGAGGTCTATGCGCTCGCCGACAGCGCGACCGTGCTGCGCGACGGCAGGCATGTGCTCGATCTCGCGCCGGTCACGGCGGACGACGCGGATCGGCTCGTCGGCGCGATGGCGGGGCGCACGATCAGCGACGTCTATGGCTATCGTCCGCGGAAGGCGGGGCCGCCGATGGTCGAGGTGGCGGCGCTTGCCGGCCCGGGCATCGCCGCGCCCGTCAGTCTCACCGTCGCGCGTGGCGAGATATTCGGGCTATTCGGTCTGGTCGGCGCGGGGCGGTCGGAGTTGTTTCGCCTGATCTACGGCGCGACGATGCCAGATACCGGCGCGGTACGGATCGATGGCCAGGCGATCCCGCCGGGCAGCCCGCGCGCCGCGATCGCCGCGGGCCTGGCTTTGTGCCCTGAGGACCGCAAGGAGGACGGCATCGTGCCGCTGGCGCCGCTGCGGGAAAATCTGGCGCTGGCGTGGCGCAACCTGACCGGCGCGACCGCGCTGTTGCGGCGGCATGAGGAACAAGCCGGCGCGGACGAGCTGATCGGCCGGCTGCGCATCAAGACGGCCGGGCCGGAGACGGCGATCGGATCGCTGTCGGGGGGCAACCAGCAAAAGGCCGTCATCGCGCGCTGGCTGTGGGCGGGGGCGCGCGTGCTGCTGCTCGATGAGCCGACGCGCGGGATCGACGTCGGCGCGCGCAGCGAAATCTACGAGCTCATCTATCGCTTTGCCGAAGACGGCGGGACGGTGCTGTTCGCGTCGAGCGACATGGCCGAAGTACTCGGCGTCGCGGACCGGATCGCGGTGATGCGCGAAGGTGCATTGGCCGGCATCATGTCGCGTGACGAGGCGACACCCGCCGGCCTGCTCCGGCTCGCGCTGCCACAGGCCAATCAGGCCTCATCAAACCAGGATACGATCCCAGCATGA